The sequence TTTGGCTACCCATGAAACAAATGTTCCTGTGGATTATTTTATTTGCAAGTTGTGTGATATTACCTTTTCTTCAAATGAGGAGTTCCGTGCACACACATTAAGCGAACACATTAGTAATTCGGGAGAATATCATAAATGTGAATTATGTCAAATTGTATACTCTAGCCAAGAAGAGTTACAGAAACATAATGACTTGCAGCACGCATTTAAATGTGTATTATGTTCAAGTATGCAGTTCACATCTCGTAGTCTATTTGTGGAGCACATGATGCAACATGATTAGATTAAGTAAAGGAGGAATTGTATAATATTAAGTTAGAGCAGTATACTTGTGTTAAATATAAATGTAAGTAAGTCTTACGATCATGACTTTGGATTTTAAGGAAAAATCATGGAAAATTAACAAGCTGGTTTTGTTAGCTATCGACAGCTAGTTTTTAACGTCTCAACACTGTCACACATTCAAATAAACACAACTCAGATATGTTATAACAGCACGTAGTTCATTCCCTTTGCGGACGCACCTGTGCCAACAGCTCTGAGATGCGCAAAGCAGCCAAGCTATCTTTTCGCCCACCTTATCTTGAGGCAGCGCttgggtttgttgttgttgttaaagctgGTCACTAATGCTGGCAGTTTTGTACGTGAAAAAGAGGAGATGAATGTGATATCGTTCAAATTCGATTGCTCCCTTCGACCACTGTTACCCTCTTTAACATTTCGTAATCTAAGTAAGGGCATCCGATCGTCTCCCTTCCCTTTTAACCCAGGCGGTTAGGCGGCGTAGAATATTTTCGCGGTAGGCATGACTGTCGTAAGAAGTGACTAAAGTCCACAGCTCCCAAGGTTCGAGGTGTCTAAACCACCATCGTTTCCGAGGCAGTTCGGCTGATACCAAAGTATGCTAGTATCGGAGCGTGCATGATTCATTTCTGGTAAAAGACCACCCACATACGCAAGACTCCGTCAAACCATTTTCTCCAAAACAGGGGCTGTCAGGCGCAACACATAGCTACACAAGCGGTGTtagttttgttttcttttccaTCTCAAGACATTGGGTTAATTTAGATATCGGAAGCCAAAACTATTGAACTCGACGTAGGTACTAGTGATACTGTGTTGAGGTATTTGCGCGACAAGTGAGTTGAGCCGCCTTTGGAACTCAACCGGAAAAATACTCCCGAAATTTTAGGCCTGCGCGCTGCGGTATTAGCCGGAACAAATTTTTTGATCCCTCGATCTTTATATTATAAGCCCTTTAAGCGGCTGAGATTTCCCTTACCCAATAAACCTATTAAATGATGGCTAACATGGAGTCTTTGTgaaagaacttacaattttggacATTGTTTATTTACAATACTTCTGGAACTTGGATCAAGTCGTCCCCACTGAGTGCGCACAGTATCACAGTTTGCAAAACAAATGGCAAGCAAAAAAGCAATCAAGTTACAAAATACTaatttaagggctaattaaacttctttaaccctaacgccatagtcgtaaccttACACATATCCATAACCATTTCCAATGtgaatgttttattattatcctattatttaatgtctgttgtactataaaagatcatacatgatcttattgtgctattatttatttcttttaataaatgaatgaatgaatgaatgatcgattaattgtgccttaacctaaaaatcgtgaaaatttcataaaaatgaagaaaacgcaaaaaattacaaaaatattccacaaaaaaataagtctcttagtcgtAACGTATcccaaacaatgaataaaatttacaaaaagttattaaattccccaactcaaatatttttaggttatgggtaTGGCGAGACACCAAAAACCAGTTGGTTGGCTATGGtgtggttatggcgttagcgttatggcatggcacattaagggccaattaaacttccttcaCCGTAACGCCATAGTCGTTACCATAcacatatccataaccatctccaatgtaatcgattaatggtgccttaacctaaaaatcgtgaaaattttataaaaaagaagaaaacccaaaaaattagaaacatattccacaaaaaataagtctcttagttataacgtatccaaaacaatgaataaaatctacaaaaagttattaaattcaccaactcaaatatttttaggttatggatatggcgagacctcaaaaaccaattggttggctatggtatggtcaTGGCCATGATGGAATaagagaaggtggcgcattgcgcatgtaaagaTTAGTTCatctgttttttatgggcaatttttacgtcattttcctttagctctttttttctctctttctttcattcgctgaaacagtcaagtgtgacgtagatccgcagaacgaagcaatttcggactcgtgaatgcacaatcttctgtgtgtgatttgtgggtcatggcgttagcgttatggtatggcaccattaatcgattacattgatttccataaagtagattcgatcagctgttttatctggttatggttttatggttataagtcaccattaatcagCCCTTTAGGGGCCGGACAAACTTGCCCTATGCATATAAAACATCTGTTCCACATACCCTAATGGAAATCAATATAATTGGTCGATAGTGcctaccattgtgaattcatacaagtggcgaatgttttaTAAAAACggtcacaatagtaaacagcctcgatcacctctttaatcgctgttcgattactagTCATTTGCCCAATAGTCTTTTTCAAACATTGTTGTAGGCGAATGATGAATATTTTCTATGacaagacttttacattcagcgtttattcagcaaaacaatgtgcacaaacatttacagaatcgcatgaaaatttaaagtgtaaattgtgtgtgcaaatgagttttcaatgagtgtacatttttcagtttttcacagttagggaataaCCCCCTGGAATCTATCATATTCTGGAAATGTGTTGTTCTTCATACAAAAGCGGACCTTCCGAAGCTTCAATACCATGCTGGCCCGTTCTAGGCACCCGAAGCACTTAAACCCAATCAGAATTATTCCAAACCAAATTTTACATCTATGAAGTAATTCCAAGCTACTCCTTACTCTTCTGATTCAGGCGAGTTTGggactacggactcattcagtctatatgaggtcatcatggaccggccagttcaattaCCGCGACGAATGGTTCGTGTAAAAGTTTTATGTTTAGTCCAATGTACTTTGTGCCCGGACTTGTATGACCCTAAAGACTCGCCTCGATTTAGGTATAGTAAAAAGGAAATTCCAAGCTTTGAGGCTGATTAATTTCGGAGGGACCACCGCATGTACTTCCTACTAATGGATTTAGAACATGACTCCCCACAGCTTCGACTTTCTTCTAATGAACTTAGAACGGGACTCCCAACTGCCTCGGGAACAATTTGTTTGACCCCTCAAGAGAGAGTGTAATTGCAGCTATCAACTCCCGATACCTAAATACTTTCTACATAGTGTGTCCCCTTAGAGTATACATGCTTGTACCCTATACCAGTGCAATTACTGCACGGCTGTGGCGTCTTGTATGTTCTGGATTTCGCACTACAAGTCACTGATGCGTTGCATCACAACGGACAACCGGCCCATTGTGTTCTAGAACAGTGGATCGGACTTGGTAGATGAGACAGCCCCATACGACACATCCTACCCGTAGGCCGCTCCTCCACTTAAACTTGGTCACCAAGTTGTAGGATCCAGCTACGCGCCGAATGACATCGAATTCCTTTAAACATTTTGGGAGCGAAGTCTTTCGGTAGAAAAATTCTTGACAGAAAGCGAATGAATGCCGACTGTGCGAATTTGTGAAAGGATAAATTAGTCGAGAACTACATTAGAagtacttaaactttatatggaatgCGAAGTGcataactttttatatttataaccaTATGGTCATAACCCTGCTGGACAGAGCTGTcggaaactccaacacattaacagaatttttgacatcactaatacacttacataaatttttccttttattcctATTGAGAACCATGGTATATATGTGTAtgcatatacgtatataaaatgtttacatcaggtttATCATTTGGCTTATAACAACCTGAAGACACTTTGCTTTACGctgtgatgtaaatttccatcagccatatctgtTAATTGATGCCTAAAATGACTGATAGCTGTCTAACAGGGAAGGTATAACCGTCGGAGTCCTATGTAAAACTATAGGAGCTAGGCTGTTATCTCTTGAGACCATATGGTACGAACTGTTGGATACTTTTCTGCGCCTTGATACTAGCCGTATTttctttttacatctatagacgtttacgcttaaactttatatggactgctaagggtCAAACTTTAAAAACACCTCTGAAATTGttacgcataaaatttgtactattaaatttcaatacgcattatactcagatgtaactgaaatttgCGAATATgtgtcaccctctacactaattctatgtattctatgtgtgtccacaattcatcgcaactgattcagctatatgttgtacattatggccaccagagatTGTCTCCGGTTTTGGTTACACCCtcttctgtagctagttatttaaccactgccgctagatgggtctcctaagcattatctaagcgaagataagcATTTTGTTTTTACGCGCGAACGTAAagtatacgcttgtaaaaaaaaatacggcCACTGTTTAACAGGCAAACCTAATATAAACACATGCAAgccattttctgttaaaaatttctcatgcacatacaacttgtatgagagcaaccgaaattgaatttgctgcagtttgacgtttgcacacatgttttacattgtcgcaacgcatccctatttcggttagggcaaaaaacgccgatTGTTTGCGTgggctaaaaaaacgcagtgcggttttattaagtTTGCTTGTAACAAATTTTTAGCGATGGAGTTTTACGGTAGAGCTTGTTGTATTTTGGGTGATGGTGTTAATTTTATCATTCGCTTGCTTTTGCGTTGTCCAACACTTAATAAGCATTATCGATAACAATTAATTCAGCACAACTATCGATATCCACTTGTCAATTATGGCGAATGGCTTCCTTATCGCTTTGTTAATTGTTGGTTTTTTCTAACGTAAACAGAGAATTTAGCGctgtaatttaattattttaaataaagcaGAAATCATAACAACGTTTAACATTTATAGAATGGAGGTGTGTCGTATTTGTGGAGGAACTGAAGTTTTGAAGTGTTTTCAAGGCAATGATCAGCTGATAGATTTGCTAAGGGTCTGTGCCAATATTGAGGTAGATACTAAATcagatataaataaattttattatttataacatAAATTCTTTATTTTACAAGGTAAAGCAAGATGATTATTTACCAAAACATATCTGTGAGCAATGTGAGTTCGGTTTGCGTTTCTCATATCGGTTGCGGAAACAAAGTGAAGAAACTGAAAAACGTCTACGGGAGGAGGCAATGCAAACGCAAGCAATCACTACGACCACCAAAGAAATACAGGATTCAAAAACTGTATATCATGAAGAAAAACAGTGGCAACCAATGGCAACCAAAAAATTACATACCACAATAACAGTAACAACCACACAGCAAAGTTTGCCTATTCATGTTAATGGAACACCATCCAATGTTGTTACTAATGATTTTCAAATAGCTGCCAATGAGCTGTCGGCTGCACAAGAACGGCAAGTAAGTACATCTACTATTGAAAGTTGTGACGATCAGCAGCAACATCAAAAAGTGCAAAGATTGAATGTCGAAAAATCGGTTGAACCAATTTCCGAACGTTTCCGTTTAGAACTGCAACAGCGAGGTGTATTTATGAGTGCAATAAAAAGCAATCTATTAAATGAACTTGGATTCACTCAAACTGTAATTGCTGAGAAACGCATACGATTAGATATAGACGAGGAAATTGTGAATGATTTTCGTACATATGGCGAAGAATTTAATTCTAATGCAGGTGTAGATGATGACGTTATTGAAGTAATTGAGGAGGAGTGTTTGATGCATGTGCAAGCAGAAGCACTAGTTCAAGTTGAAGAACCAGTTGAATGTGATTTGAACGCAAATGACTATCAAGCTCAAGATATAATTGAAGAAATAATTGTATCAGATGAAGATGAAGAGCAACTACAAACAAATTGTACTGGAGATACAACACTGAATACTGTAGTTTATGAGGAATTTGATGAAGAGTACGTTGAGGATAATGAAGAAACTGTAGGCATTAATTATTCTCAAAGTTACATAACCAAAGAAGAGGGGGGTATTATGGCTTACGACGATGAAATTACATTAGATGCAGAGGAATCGGGATTCATTTCTACAACTGATGACTTATACAATAAGACTGAAGAAAATCTTTCGGATGCCAATATTAACGAAACACGTAACTTCCCAGGAAAGGTGAGTGTTTCTACAACAATTGATtataaaatgtgtttttaataaATGTGAACATTTAGTGAGAATACTTCGCAATTAAGCCAAAATCGTTGTAGTATGTAAGTTCCAACTCTTTCATTTGTAAATGTTCTTGCAGTATTTAAGTATTCTCAGCCCGTAAAGCGACTTGACCATATTTAAACACTACGTAGTGCGTAGATATAGAGGTTTTTCACGTAAAGCTTTCTACAAAACGCCCACTCACAGTCTAGTAGGCACCGTATACACCATATCTTGGATAAAAATATCAAATGACCGCATGTTGCATGCCACATACAGGCCCTTTTTTGGGCACGATGCAATCAACCAGGCCATGACAAGGCAAACTGGCCGGTGGAAGGCCTAACATTTTATTCATGTAACCCATCTCGTTTGCTCGTCATTAATTGGAGCTAAACGGCCTAGGTAATTTTTCCCATTGTTTAGAGTTATGCCAAAAATCACAGCCACACGATAGCTGATATATTTTTCCCAATTCTATGGAGGCATTTTCCTTCCTCTGTCTCCGAATTCGGGTGTCGCTAGAAATTCTCTCTTCCGACAGAGTTTTGTGCTTACCGCAAATGTATTAGCAACATCTGGAGGGATTTTGTGGAGTTGATACTTAAAAAAGTGGTTAAACATGATTATGTCTATAAACTTTTATTTATCATCCTTTTATTAATTTAAGATCTCAAATTATGCATGCCCCACTTGCAACGAAGATTTTGTGACCCAACGAGAGTATCGTGAACATATTAAAATACATGGCAAGGAACGTTTTCAATGCTTGGAATGCAATAAATGGTTCCCACAACGATATCTCCTAACAGCGCATGAAAAGTCTCATAATAAAGACGAAGTGCGTTTAAAATGTTCATACTGCCCAATGTCATATCAAAAGCAAAGCAATTTAACGCGTCACATAAACACAAAACATCAACAAGACAGAATTTTCATTTGCTCCGTTTGTGGTGAGCAGTTTGGACGATCCGATGTACTCAAAAGGCATATGCAAACTCATAGTGATCAGCGGGACTTTCAGTGTGACAGATGCCCTGAACAGTATGTATTTAATTGAGATATAAGTACTTGTGGTAAGttgaataatatatatatacaaacatcTTTCGTTAAAGATTCAAAACGAAGCAGCATTTGGATAGACATCTACTCACGCACACAAAATCTTTAAATGAAAATGGAGAGCAGCAGCAATCGAAAACTGATGATAACGATTCTTGTGACGATGCTGCGGCCGCCAATGATGAAAACTACTCAACAAAAAGTTCACACCACTGTCATATTTGCGGCAAGATTTCCAAACATCACTATACACATAAAATGCATATGCGCATACATAACCAAGAACGACCACATAAGTGTGATGCTTGCGGCAAATCCTTCCGCACTTTAGCCTCAGTGATAACACACGAACGCATTCATGAAAATGTACGTCCATATCAATGTGAACATTGTTTGCTTTCATTTAGGCAACGAGGGCATCTCAATGAACATCGTTTGATACATGCAGGCATTCAGCCGCATATTTGTAGTATATGTAAGCTATcgtttagaaaaaaatataatatgctAGTACATATGCGTATACATTCTGGGGAACATCCATACAAGTGTATTACTTGCGGTGAACAATTTAGGAAAGCAAAGCAATTGCGCAAACATGAGCAAATAGAGCacaataaaatatttgtaggaGAGGATAAAAATACTGAGAAAGAAAAATCACTACAAAATGAAAATGGTACGCAGAGTGAATGTTATACCGATGAAATTTTTGCAGAAGAATGCAGAGAGGTAGAGAGTGAAATAGAACAGGAAAATAATCATACTGAAAATGCTACCAGCTTTACTAATTTAAGCACAAGGCTGCTGCGCAGCGACAGCGATGATGTGGAAATAGTAGAAAACGTACTGCCGCCACCACCACCCACAGCCGAACAAATTGCATATAATGAAATGGCTTTGGAAAAGGCTATTGGCGAGGGTTTAGAACAGTCATTTAGTCATATTTTACCAGAAGACTTTCATATAGACAATAATAATGTCGTTCTCGTTGTGGACGATAATGACCATTTCAGTAGTCTATTTATTATGGATGATTAATTATTTTTGTAGCGCATTATTGTCgcttactatttttttttaatttagctcAAGGTCAAATGTTTTAAAACTATTTTAATTAATATACGTTTGTATCAGCTATGTTAATGAACAAAGCTAAAGCATATCGTTTTCGATATATGcggatagtcggatttcgccaatttttaataccaagataaagtgatttcagataagtacatgaactaagtttagtaatgatatatcgatttttgctcaagttaacggcagagcggaaagacagacggtcgactgtgtttaaacctgggcgtggcttcaaccgatttcggccattttcacagaaaacagttatcgtcatagaagctatgcccttacacaatttcacaaggattggtaaatgtttgttcaacttatggcattaaaagtattctagacaaattaaatgaacggagccacgctcattttgaaattttcttttatctttgtattttgttgcaccatatcattactggagtcgaatgttgacataatttacttatatactgtaaagatattcagaccaattctaaatattcttacggaaaaaattcctccaattcttttctcccagggagaagaataattggggaataggaatttcgaagtcagctgttttgtcaattgaaatttcgttgcgcatttcttattttgtttacaaaatttaaaagtttaattattgttgcgaatttgtttgaaattaagaaataaaatataaacaatgcacattattgcatttcactGAAATGagcaatgaattggtgccacagcaacatcaacagaagagcataagaagaagacggcgggataacacaaatcccccggagttgcctgctttcattcagcaaagcaattttctggcgtccaagtcgagttgagttcgcctttcgccatttGCCAAAaactatttaagccttcttaaaaaatccttgcgcaatttctggatggctgcatcaaataaaccaagagctcttccgttgcttatgaaaagtattcgacttaaaataaagaatattggggttgttgttgttgttgtattaacagtgagaatattgtggtagaatgtacatacatattttagcacaaatttgtacaaataagtgttctttcttaaaataaccaatttcctttaactattttgtgggcgtattcgtcatccgattttgctcatttttttttagaacacatatagtaataggagtaacgttcctgccaaatttcatcataatatcttcaaggactgccaaattacagcttgcaaaacttttaaattaccttcttttaaaagtgggcggtgccacgtccattgtccaaaattttactaattttctattctgcgtcataaggtcaacccacctaccaagtttaatccctttatccgtcgttggtaatgaattatcgcactttttcggtttttcgaaattttcgatatcgaaaaagtgggcgtggttatagtccgatttcgttcattttaaaaatcgatctgagataagtgcccaggaacttacataccaaatttcattaagatacctccaaatttacttaagttatcgtgttcacggacagacggacggacggacggacatgggtaaatgaatatcttttttcgcccagatcattttgctatatagaagtctatatctatctcgatagatcattttgatatatagaagtggggtatcgttatgcgaacaaaattaatatactctgtgagctctgttcagctgagtataaaaaaaagtagGTAAGGTGTTGCACATTATGTTCACCTGacttaatcagcccaattctaaacgaaaattccgtgcgagttttttcccttctcccattcctcgtattctaaataaaaattccttgcgagtttttccacttctccctttcctcctattctgaacaatgttcgaaaaagcggaaaccggttatgggagaaaagtaggtattatgaatgtgagggagagggatatttctctgccatttcataggagttttttcactagttaaattaaagggaatgcatcaaaatagttaaagtacattggttcttttaagaaagaacacttatttgtacaaatttgtgctaaaatatgtatttacattctaccacagtattctacaacaacaaccacaatattctttattttaagtcgaaaagtatatcataagcagcGCAAGATCTCTTCGTATATTTgacgcagccatccagaaattgcgcaaaggttttttaagaaggcttaaatagattttggcatatggcgaatggcgaactcaactcgacttggccgccagaaaattgctttgcagaatgaaagcaggcaactccggcggatttgtgttatcccgccgccttcttcttcttatgcttctctgttgatgttgctgtggcaccaattcattactcatttcagtgaataccacatgaaatgcaataatgtgcattgtttatattttatttcttaattttaaacaaattcgcaacaataattaa is a genomic window of Eurosta solidaginis isolate ZX-2024a chromosome 4, ASM4086904v1, whole genome shotgun sequence containing:
- the LOC137248768 gene encoding zinc finger protein 721-like; this encodes MNLSVNINVCRVCMNPNPGVSLFDDKKLNEMFVFTTRLKPSLHDNMPSLICNKCQTRLRISHNFVKLAQDSEKNLKAFLAKINKDFQLVTGNTPNKDKQKDNGDDDDLLSSMLEEELGDKISHTPDESNKNPVLEEKYPSTTPSLLPNASEVNCANKSSSDVSDSQKQPDSKKIKLNVEDTKEPTGSKLMNLNVKVESTDGDLEDYEFQTEEHYEIEAEEEESEKNEDNVDLHKLSSAETQNPSTSEHETKMLDYTDEDSHVDLEILEENLQQSEDTRSSLDRVEEQPTHNTDGFLKEYQTMLEENDDYLEDNNTMPEDKADSTNANDRTLYDANEELLDGVEEDFEMNAIENESPIDRREVMAHEATTEAQQLATTENMSTVVGEDNSRKTKKSSTKTNARGTSGVKATPKNNKPITSKRFFCYKCNRDFTTKTNLTRHMVTHEGKRPFQCNVCNKSFSQNVTLKQHMYTHTGEKPYKCEVCNRAFTQCKTLVFHLRRHTGEKPFPCEQCGALFRQKDGLKTHILKRHTIKSQHGNTELITCAICKEDLGDNNTLQEHMKKHISDYVRVDSAMSFTNREVNTEVNTNANNQVLLEVIDTDPLHDKPAVLLIEPIPERADDLNPVAHVVDLMTTSALEPSRAKKFQCRQCFKCFAIRKNLMRHLATHETNVPVDYFICKLCDITFSSNEEFRAHTLSEHISNSGEYHKCELCQIVYSSQEELQKHNDLQHAFKCVLCSSMQFTSRSLFVEHMMQHDRCNLIILNKAEIITTFNIYRMEVCRICGGTEVLKCFQGNDQLIDLLRVCANIEVKQDDYLPKHICEQCEFGLRFSYRLRKQSEETEKRLREEAMQTQAITTTTKEIQDSKTVYHEEKQWQPMATKKLHTTITVTTTQQSLPIHVNGTPSNVVTNDFQIAANELSAAQERQVSTSTIESCDDQQQHQKVQRLNVEKSVEPISERFRLELQQRGVFMSAIKSNLLNELGFTQTVIAEKRIRLDIDEEIVNDFRTYGEEFNSNAGVDDDVIEVIEEECLMHVQAEALVQVEEPVECDLNANDYQAQDIIEEIIVSDEDEEQLQTNCTGDTTLNTVVYEEFDEEYVEDNEETVGINYSQSYITKEEGGIMAYDDEITLDAEESGFISTTDDLYNKTEENLSDANINETRNFPGKISNYACPTCNEDFVTQREYREHIKIHGKERFQCLECNKWFPQRYLLTAHEKSHNKDEVRLKCSYCPMSYQKQSNLTRHINTKHQQDRIFICSVCGEQFGRSDVLKRHMQTHSDQRDFQCDRCPEQFKTKQHLDRHLLTHTKSLNENGEQQQSKTDDNDSCDDAAAANDENYSTKSSHHCHICGKISKHHYTHKMHMRIHNQERPHKCDACGKSFRTLASVITHERIHENVRPYQCEHCLLSFRQRGHLNEHRLIHAGIQPHICSICKLSFRKKYNMLVHMRIHSGEHPYKCITCGEQFRKAKQLRKHEQIEHNKIFVGEDKNTEKEKSLQNENGTQSECYTDEIFAEECREVESEIEQENNHTENATSFTNLSTRLLRSDSDDVEIVENVLPPPPPTAEQIAYNEMALEKAIGEGLEQSFSHILPEDFHIDNNNVVLVVDDNDHFSSLFIMDD